The Dokdonia donghaensis DSW-1 DNA window TCATTACTCAGAAAAAAATTGCCGAGGTAAAAACAGACTTTATTAATAATGTCACTCACGAGCTCAAAACACCTCTAGCAACACTAGGTATCGCTACCAAAAGCTTGCGCAATGAAGCTATAAAAAGCAATCCAGATGCCTTTAATAACACACTGGGTATTGTAGAGCGACAAAATAGTAGATTACAAAAACTCATAGATCAAGTACTTACTAATAGCTTGAGCGCAGAGGAGCTACAGCTCAATAAAGAGCAGGTAAGTGACAATGTATTTTTTAAGAACCTACTTTCAGATTTTGAGATTGCTACACAGCACGCGCATCTCACAGTTTTAAACAAGGTCTACAGTCCAGAAGTGCTCTTGCGCATAGATAGATTTCACCTCACTACGGCACTCCTTAACGTGCTAGAGAACGCAGTAAAGTATGGTAAAGACCAAGTTACTGTAACGGTCACCACGCGCCTTGTAAATAGAAACTATTGCATTGAGATATCAGATAACGGGACAGGTATCTCACCAGCAGACCAGAAAGCGATTTTTGACAAGTTTTATCGCGCTGGTAATAGTAATGTACATAACGTAAAAGGGCTAGGTCTCGGCCTCTATTTTACACACCAAATAATTACCGCTCACGGGGGAACGATAAGCCTTAAAAGTATAGAAAACGAGGGTAGCACCTTCACCATAAAATTGCCTTT harbors:
- a CDS encoding sensor histidine kinase yields the protein MKSKFSLLIAISALALLALCAIQAYLISNTYELKKTAFFNETSNAVSEIANDRELDSLYDALIEVDLEDHLADYFNESITKRQVVERFYRNADTYNEQYMQRYEALQLQKELGYEVAYRQNLLSIVIIDYPHTDTIFPIKDNERERIFGQKFKTGISRSINYARTFDTNEFIDRRGDSISISSYDFEVRTTQEIQVPNWKSLVLRRMWVLIVGSIILFLFVIGLLYYSIKNLITQKKIAEVKTDFINNVTHELKTPLATLGIATKSLRNEAIKSNPDAFNNTLGIVERQNSRLQKLIDQVLTNSLSAEELQLNKEQVSDNVFFKNLLSDFEIATQHAHLTVLNKVYSPEVLLRIDRFHLTTALLNVLENAVKYGKDQVTVTVTTRLVNRNYCIEISDNGTGISPADQKAIFDKFYRAGNSNVHNVKGLGLGLYFTHQIITAHGGTISLKSIENEGSTFTIKLPL